Proteins encoded together in one Onychomys torridus chromosome 1, mOncTor1.1, whole genome shotgun sequence window:
- the LOC118577488 gene encoding olfactory receptor 13G1-like codes for MMNGTLVTEFLILGFSEMPHLQVPLFLSFLCLYTAAISGNLLIMVTISASPTLHTPMYFFLVNLAVVDILCTSTILPKLLDSMVGGRTISYGGCMAQLFFFTWSLGAELLLFSAMAYDRFVAICCPLHYSAWMGPRVCAFLAGLVWAISLTDTSMHTSLMLRLPFCSSNVIEHFFCEIPPLLKLSCAPTQLNEVMAFAADMVLAVGNFSVTILSYGFIVASILRIRSAEGKQRAFSTCSAHLIVVTMYYSTVIYTYIRPSSSYSLNKDKVVSVIYTSVAPTLNPLIYTLRNKDVKVALRRLLSCY; via the coding sequence ATGATGAACGGGACACTGGTCACTGAGTTCCTCATCCTGGGATTCTCAGAAATGCCTCATCTTCAGGTACCACTTTTCCTCAGCTTCCTGTGCCTCTACACAGCTGCCATCTCAGGAAACCTTCTCATTATGGTGACAATCAGTGCCAGCCCAACCCTACATAcccccatgtactttttcctgGTCAACTTGGCTGTTGTGGACATTCTCTGCACCTCCACCATCCTGCCCAAGCTACTGGACAGCATGGTCGGGGGGAGGACCATCTCTTATGGGGGCTGCATGGCCCAGCTCTTCTTCTTCACATGGTCCCTGGGGGCAGAGCTTCTGCTCTTCTCAGCTATGGCCTATGACCGCTTTGTGGCCATCTGCTGTCCCCTGCACTATAGTGCCTGGATGGGTCCCAGGGTGTGTGCATTCCTGGCTGGCCTTGTCTGGGCAATCAGCCTGACAGACACCAGCATGCATACAAGCCTGATGCTGCGTCTACCATTCTGCAGCTCCAATGTGATAGAGCACTTCTTCTGTGAGATTCCCCCACTGTTGAAGCTCTCCTGTGCTCCAACACAGTTAAATGAAGTCATGGCCTTTGCTGCAGATATGGTCCTGGCTGTAGGGAACTTCTCTGTGACCATCCTCTCCTATGGCTTTATTGTGGCCAGCATCCTGAGGATCCGCTCTGCTGAGGGCAAGCAGCGTGCCTTTTCCACCTGCTCTGCACACCTCATCGTTGTTACAATGTACTACTCCACTGTCATCTACACCTACATCCGCCCTTCATCCAGCTACTCACTGAACAAGGACAAGGTGGTGTCTGTCATCTACACCTCTGTGGCACCCACCTTGAACCCCCTGATCTACACTCTGAGGAACAAGGACGTCAAAGTTGCTCTTAGGAGGCTTCTGTCCTGCTACTGA
- the LOC118573455 gene encoding olfactory receptor 13G1-like: MMNGTLVTEFLILGFSEMPHLQVPLFLSFLCLYTAAISGNLLIMVTISASPTLHTPMYFFLVNLAVVDILCTSTILPKLLDSMVGGRTISYGGCMAQLYFFTWSLGAELLLFSAMAYDRFVAICCPLHYSAWMGPRVCAFLAGLVWAISLTNTSVNTSLMLRLPFCSSNVIEHFFCEIPPLLKLSCAPTQLNEVMAFAADVFLAVGNFSVIIVSYGFIVASILRIRSAEGKQRAFSTCSAHLIVVTMYYSTVIYTYIRPSSSYSLNKDKVVSVIYTSVAPTLNPLIYTLRNKDVKVALRRLLSCC, translated from the coding sequence ATGATGAACGGGACACTGGTCACTGAGTTCCTCATCCTGGGATTCTCAGAAATGCCTCATCTTCAGGTACCACTTTTCCTCAGCTTCCTGTGCCTCTACACAGCTGCCATCTCAGGAAACCTTCTCATTATGGTGACAATCAGTGCCAGCCCAACCCTACATAcccccatgtactttttcctgGTCAACTTGGCTGTTGTGGACATTCTCTGCACCTCCACCATCCTGCCCAAGCTACTGGACAGCATGGTCGGGGGAAGGACCATCTCTTATGGGGGCTGCATGGCCCAGCTCTATTTCTTCACCTGGTCACTGGGGGCAGAGCTTCTGCTCTTCTCAGCTATGGCCTATGACCGCTTTGTGGCCATCTGCTGTCCCCTGCACTATAGTGCCTGGATGGGCCCCAGGGTGTGTGCATTCCTGGCTGGCCTTGTCTGGGCCATCAGCCTGACAAACACCAGTGTGAACACAAGCCTGATGTTGCGTCTACCATTCTGCAGCTCCAATGTGATAGAGCACTTCTTCTGTGAGATTCCCCCACTGTTGAAGCTCTCCTGTGCTCCAACACAGTTAAATGAAGTCATGGCCTTTGCTGCAGATGTGTTCCTGGCTGTAGGGAACTTCTCTGTGATCATCGTCTCCTATGGCTTTATTGTGGCCAGCATCCTGAGGATCCGCTCTGCTGAGGGCAAGCAGCGTGCCTTTTCCACCTGCTCTGCACACCTCATCGTTGTTACAATGTACTACTCCACTGTCATCTACACCTACATCCGCCCTTCATCCAGCTACTCACTGAACAAGGACAAGGTGGTGTCTGTCATCTACACCTCTGTGGCACCTACCTTGAACCCCCTGATCTACACTCTGAGGAACAAGGATGTCAAAGTTGCTCTTAGGAGGCTTCTGTCCTGCTGCTGA